A single Actinomadura algeriensis DNA region contains:
- a CDS encoding GNAT family N-acetyltransferase: MEIRTFQEDDRAELRELFARAGEGSPVESLWGHADSEADIYLAPYIDLYPDFLFLAVSGGRLVGYLTGCPDTSSFPSEDGLLMQAVRRHRLLLRRKPLAFFGRSMTDLAGAAVRRRATARGCDDARWPAHLHITVAPEARGTGAADGLMNGWLDRLRTIGSPGCHLQTLRENTRAVRFFRRMGFTEHGPDVCVLGVRNNGEKLHQRTMVWAP, from the coding sequence GTGGAAATCCGGACGTTCCAGGAGGACGACCGCGCCGAACTGCGGGAACTGTTCGCCCGCGCCGGTGAGGGGTCCCCCGTCGAGTCATTGTGGGGCCACGCGGATTCCGAGGCGGACATCTACCTGGCGCCCTACATCGACCTGTATCCCGACTTCCTGTTCCTCGCCGTTTCGGGAGGGCGGCTCGTCGGCTATCTGACGGGCTGCCCGGACACCTCGTCCTTCCCTAGCGAGGACGGTCTCCTCATGCAGGCCGTCCGGAGACATCGCCTGCTCTTGCGCCGAAAGCCCCTCGCCTTCTTCGGCCGCAGCATGACCGACCTGGCGGGGGCCGCGGTCCGGCGCCGGGCCACCGCGAGAGGTTGCGACGATGCGCGGTGGCCCGCGCACCTGCACATCACCGTCGCGCCGGAAGCGCGCGGGACGGGCGCCGCCGACGGTTTGATGAACGGGTGGCTCGACCGTCTCCGGACGATCGGATCGCCCGGCTGCCACCTGCAGACATTGCGTGAGAACACCCGTGCCGTGCGTTTCTTCCGCCGCATGGGTTTCACCGAACACGGACCGGACGTCTGCGTCCTCGGGGTCAGGAACAACGGCGAGAAACTGCATCAGCGGACGATGGTGTGGGCCCCGTAG
- a CDS encoding thiolase C-terminal domain-containing protein: protein MANRTFVVGVGMTKFEKPGSRDWEYPDMAKEAVGKALEDAGVGYDKIEMAYAGSMYGSMGQRALYETGMTGIPVMTVMNACATGSSALFLARQAVRGGLADCALALGMEKMKKGSLGAGMDSKVTIIDHHLRSMTAGREWELDKAPMPQMFGNAGREHMEKYGSTPDHYAWIGWKNHKHSVNNPYAQFQDEYSLDDIKNATMVFDPLTKLQCSPTSDGAGAALVVSERFLDEHDLWDQAVEIAGHNITTDTPDSFEDHSSINVVGFGCSRRAARAAMEEAQVAIEDVDVIELHDCFSANELITYEALGMAEVGEGHKLIDDKATTYGGKWVVNPSGGLISKGHPLGATGLAQCAELTWQLRGKAGARQVDGARVALQHNIGLGSACAVAVYKPATA, encoded by the coding sequence ATGGCCAACCGCACCTTCGTCGTCGGCGTGGGCATGACCAAGTTCGAGAAGCCGGGCTCCCGCGACTGGGAGTACCCCGACATGGCCAAGGAGGCCGTCGGCAAGGCCCTCGAGGACGCCGGCGTCGGCTACGACAAGATCGAGATGGCCTACGCCGGCTCGATGTACGGGTCCATGGGCCAGCGTGCGCTCTACGAGACCGGCATGACCGGCATCCCCGTCATGACGGTCATGAACGCGTGCGCCACCGGATCCAGCGCGCTGTTCCTCGCCCGCCAGGCCGTCCGCGGCGGCCTCGCCGACTGCGCCCTCGCGCTCGGCATGGAGAAGATGAAGAAGGGCTCGCTCGGCGCGGGCATGGACTCCAAGGTCACCATCATCGACCACCACCTCCGCTCGATGACCGCGGGCCGCGAATGGGAGCTGGACAAGGCTCCCATGCCGCAGATGTTCGGCAACGCCGGCCGCGAGCACATGGAGAAGTACGGCTCCACCCCCGACCACTACGCCTGGATCGGGTGGAAGAACCACAAGCACTCCGTGAACAACCCGTACGCGCAGTTCCAGGACGAGTACTCCCTCGACGACATCAAGAACGCCACGATGGTGTTCGACCCGCTCACCAAGCTGCAGTGCTCCCCCACCTCCGACGGCGCCGGGGCCGCGCTCGTCGTCAGCGAGCGGTTCCTCGACGAGCACGACCTGTGGGACCAGGCCGTCGAGATCGCCGGGCACAACATCACCACCGACACCCCCGACAGCTTCGAGGACCACTCGTCCATCAACGTCGTCGGCTTCGGCTGCTCGCGGCGCGCCGCCCGCGCCGCGATGGAGGAGGCGCAGGTCGCCATCGAGGACGTCGACGTCATCGAGCTGCACGACTGCTTCAGCGCCAACGAGCTGATCACCTACGAGGCGCTCGGCATGGCGGAGGTCGGCGAGGGCCACAAGCTGATCGACGACAAGGCCACCACCTACGGCGGCAAGTGGGTCGTCAACCCCTCCGGCGGGCTGATCTCCAAGGGCCACCCGCTGGGCGCCACCGGCCTCGCCCAGTGCGCCGAGCTGACCTGGCAGCTGCGCGGGAAGGCCGGCGCCCGCCAGGTGGACGGCGCCCGCGTCGCCCTCCAGCACAACATCGGCCTCGGCAGCGCCTGCGCCGTCGCCGTCTACAAGCCCGCCACCGCGTGA
- a CDS encoding MCE family protein yields the protein MSDEHPPGRDRVRYALAGFTVLAAAVAAVVVGVSPRTGDLHRFDAVFPAAGQGLDPGKSDVKVRGVEVGRVESLRLRPDGRVVVGFRVAADVAVPAGTRAAIEPASFFGPKDLTLELGDGPALPDGARIRRTVGPREPGDAARPAAELATAIDPGDVAAILHTLGAGLDGRGPALRRTVRNGAELADVLHARTPEIERLIRDVAGVSGVLGERGDTVAGAAGDFNRLAPSLYGRPDRVSRLLDETAELADRTAGALRRSGAGLGRIIDGTGAAVGVVAGREADLPRLIEVLERLFRGLSGMIRIPGPEGTLLGAGYAEFPLDPCAIVIDLCEP from the coding sequence ATGAGCGACGAGCACCCGCCCGGACGCGACCGGGTCCGGTACGCACTGGCCGGTTTCACCGTGCTGGCGGCCGCCGTGGCCGCCGTCGTGGTGGGCGTGAGCCCGCGGACCGGCGATCTGCACCGCTTCGACGCCGTCTTCCCGGCGGCGGGGCAGGGGCTCGACCCGGGCAAGTCGGACGTCAAGGTGCGGGGCGTCGAGGTGGGGCGGGTGGAGTCGCTGCGGTTGCGTCCGGACGGGCGGGTCGTGGTCGGCTTCCGGGTGGCGGCGGACGTCGCCGTCCCGGCCGGGACGCGCGCCGCGATCGAGCCCGCGTCGTTCTTCGGGCCGAAGGACCTGACGCTGGAACTCGGCGACGGCCCGGCGCTGCCCGACGGTGCGCGGATCCGCCGGACGGTGGGGCCGCGGGAGCCGGGCGACGCGGCCCGTCCCGCCGCCGAGCTGGCCACCGCGATCGACCCGGGCGACGTGGCGGCGATCCTGCACACGCTGGGGGCGGGGCTGGACGGGCGGGGTCCCGCGCTGCGCCGCACGGTGCGCAACGGGGCCGAGCTGGCGGACGTCCTGCACGCGCGGACGCCCGAGATCGAGCGGCTGATCCGGGACGTCGCCGGAGTGTCGGGGGTGCTCGGCGAGCGCGGGGACACGGTCGCCGGGGCGGCCGGCGACTTCAACCGGCTCGCCCCGTCCCTGTATGGGCGTCCCGACCGGGTGTCGCGGCTGCTGGACGAGACCGCCGAGCTGGCCGACCGGACCGCCGGGGCGCTGCGCCGGAGCGGCGCCGGGCTCGGCCGGATCATCGACGGCACCGGTGCGGCGGTCGGTGTGGTGGCGGGGCGGGAGGCCGATCTCCCGAGGCTCATCGAGGTGCTGGAGCGGCTCTTCCGCGGGCTCAGCGGCATGATCCGCATCCCCGGCCCGGAAGGCACCCTGCTGGGCGCGGGTTACGCCGAGTTCCCCCTGGACCCGTGCGCGATCGTCATCGACCTGTGCGAGCCCTAG
- a CDS encoding YibE/F family protein, with the protein MGGSHAHGGAGPRTPRPVRIAVLAVIVPVALITLAAVLWMWPDEPEPSSVPGAALTRVDGTIVGIDLRPCPERAQAPQPGEFGTDAPPTDPRRCGTARVELTSGDDAGRTVTVQLPSGPGTQVFGAGDDVVLLHTPDIPDGDPYQLSDHDRTSPMWLIGAAFALAVIAFGRLRGLTALLGLAITFLLLLKFLIPAILAGQSPLLVAIVCAAAIMLSVLYLTHGFSMATSIAVIGTIASLSLTGLLATVAIDLAHLSGITDEASLNLDLTLSVNSQGLLLASIIIGALGVLDDVTVTQAATVTELAHANPAYRFAQLYKAGARIGRAHIASVINTVVLAYAGASLPLLLLLTIGRQPLADVLTGPAIGAEIVRSVAGTLGLIAAVPITTALAALLRSRGFDTDEHDEHTPVPSAQPDDLDGPGPTRMPEGPPTTDGTAPGRPRRTGQRPVTEFPPPSWPGTSTDPFR; encoded by the coding sequence ATGGGGGGTAGCCACGCGCACGGTGGTGCGGGGCCGCGGACGCCGCGGCCGGTCCGCATCGCGGTGCTGGCCGTCATCGTTCCGGTCGCGCTGATCACTCTCGCGGCGGTGCTGTGGATGTGGCCCGACGAGCCGGAGCCGTCGAGCGTGCCCGGGGCGGCGTTGACCAGGGTGGACGGCACGATCGTCGGTATCGACCTGCGACCGTGCCCCGAGCGGGCGCAGGCGCCGCAGCCCGGAGAGTTCGGCACCGACGCGCCCCCGACCGACCCCCGCCGGTGCGGCACCGCCCGGGTGGAGCTGACCTCCGGTGACGACGCGGGCCGGACGGTGACGGTGCAGTTGCCCAGCGGCCCCGGAACACAGGTGTTCGGCGCCGGGGACGACGTGGTGCTGCTGCACACCCCGGACATCCCCGACGGCGACCCCTACCAGCTGTCCGACCACGACCGGACCAGTCCGATGTGGCTGATCGGCGCGGCGTTCGCGCTGGCGGTCATCGCGTTCGGGCGATTGCGCGGGCTGACCGCGCTGCTCGGCCTGGCGATCACCTTCCTGCTGCTGCTGAAGTTCCTGATCCCTGCGATCCTGGCAGGGCAGTCGCCGCTGTTGGTAGCGATCGTGTGCGCGGCGGCGATCATGCTGTCGGTGCTGTACCTGACGCACGGGTTCAGCATGGCGACGTCCATCGCGGTGATCGGCACCATCGCCAGCCTGTCCCTGACCGGGCTGCTGGCGACCGTGGCGATCGACCTGGCGCATCTGTCGGGGATCACCGACGAGGCCTCGCTGAACCTGGACCTGACCCTCAGCGTCAACAGCCAGGGACTGCTGCTGGCCAGCATCATCATCGGGGCGCTGGGGGTGCTGGACGACGTCACCGTCACCCAGGCCGCCACCGTCACCGAACTCGCGCACGCCAACCCGGCCTACCGGTTCGCCCAGCTGTACAAGGCCGGGGCGCGGATCGGCCGCGCGCACATCGCATCGGTGATCAACACCGTGGTCCTGGCCTATGCCGGGGCGTCGCTGCCGCTGCTGCTGCTGTTGACCATCGGCCGCCAGCCGCTCGCGGACGTGCTGACCGGTCCCGCGATCGGCGCCGAGATCGTCCGCAGCGTCGCCGGCACCCTCGGTCTCATCGCGGCGGTGCCCATCACCACCGCCCTGGCCGCCCTGCTCCGCTCGCGCGGCTTCGACACCGACGAGCATGACGAGCACACCCCCGTCCCCTCGGCCCAGCCGGACGACCTCGACGGGCCTGGCCCCACCCGGATGCCGGAGGGCCCGCCCACAACGGACGGCACGGCGCCCGGACGCCCGCGCCGGACGGGTCAACGGCCGGTGACCGAATTCCCGCCACCATCGTGGCCGGGCACCTCCACCGACCCTTTCCGCTGA
- a CDS encoding aminotransferase class I/II-fold pyridoxal phosphate-dependent enzyme: protein MTSAHQRLGERIRDFHGGGDGPRVPRSRAPDADRTVVLTCSDYLALGEHPVIAGAMIAGLRSVETGETASRARRPPADHPQIVLGDAFARHMGARAGVLCPSGWAANTGLMQVVAGPDVPVYLDALAHLSLWEGARVAGAEIAYFRHNDVDHLRRRIDVGGSGIVVVDAVYGTSGARCPLGDLVRLAEERDCLLVVDESHSLGVRGERGEGLAAESGLAGRVDFRTASLSKALHARAGLIVCDRPGFADYFVDTAFPAVCGSTLPPHDVAGLRAALRIVREEGWRRERLGEVTRRLRDGLAAMGYRLVDADTQIVAVETGTEADALLLRDALTVRDVFSAALFQPAASPHRSLVRLSAHAGLTDDDVSLVLAVCREVRDRIPLPRA from the coding sequence ATGACGAGCGCGCATCAGCGCCTGGGCGAACGCATCAGGGACTTCCACGGCGGGGGCGACGGGCCCCGGGTGCCGCGTTCGCGCGCTCCCGACGCCGACCGGACGGTCGTGCTGACCTGCAGCGACTACCTCGCGCTCGGGGAGCACCCGGTGATCGCCGGGGCGATGATCGCGGGGCTGCGGTCGGTGGAGACCGGCGAGACGGCCTCGCGTGCGCGGCGGCCGCCCGCCGACCATCCGCAGATCGTGCTGGGCGACGCGTTCGCGCGGCACATGGGCGCGCGGGCCGGGGTCCTGTGCCCGTCCGGCTGGGCGGCCAACACCGGGCTGATGCAGGTGGTGGCGGGTCCGGACGTGCCGGTCTACCTCGACGCGCTGGCGCACCTGTCGCTGTGGGAGGGGGCGCGCGTGGCCGGGGCCGAGATCGCGTACTTCCGGCACAACGACGTGGACCACCTGCGGCGGCGGATCGACGTCGGCGGGTCCGGGATCGTCGTGGTCGACGCCGTGTACGGGACGAGCGGGGCGCGCTGCCCGCTCGGCGACCTCGTCCGGCTGGCCGAGGAGCGCGACTGCCTGCTGGTGGTGGACGAGTCGCATTCGCTGGGCGTGCGGGGGGAGCGGGGCGAGGGGCTCGCCGCGGAGTCAGGGTTGGCCGGTCGCGTCGATTTCCGCACCGCGAGCCTGTCGAAGGCGCTGCACGCGCGGGCCGGGCTGATCGTCTGCGATCGTCCGGGGTTCGCCGACTACTTCGTCGACACGGCGTTCCCGGCGGTGTGCGGCTCGACGCTGCCGCCGCACGACGTGGCGGGGCTGCGGGCGGCGTTGCGCATCGTGCGGGAGGAGGGCTGGCGGCGGGAGCGGCTGGGCGAGGTGACCCGCCGCCTGCGCGACGGCCTGGCCGCGATGGGGTACCGGCTGGTCGACGCCGACACGCAGATCGTCGCGGTCGAGACGGGGACGGAGGCGGACGCCCTGCTGCTGCGGGACGCGCTGACGGTGCGGGACGTCTTCAGCGCCGCGCTGTTCCAGCCGGCCGCGTCGCCGCACCGCAGCCTCGTCCGGCTGTCGGCGCACGCCGGGCTGACCGATGACGACGTGTCCCTGGTGCTCGCGGTGTGCCGGGAGGTCCGCGACCGGATCCCGCTCCCGCGCGCCTGA
- a CDS encoding NUDIX domain-containing protein, translating into MRGRLIDATARRVLAPAWRKLSGRVQWRLARLRHPTFLVYAGGVVRDDRGRILLLRHRLWPPYRAWGLPGGYVNAGERLEDGVAREVREETSLEVAVADRPLHVASGFRFRVETYYEAEVTGGRLDLDPAEILEARWCALDELPEEMSSRLRALITALPDRQSRA; encoded by the coding sequence GTGAGGGGACGCTTGATCGACGCGACGGCCCGCCGGGTGCTCGCACCCGCCTGGCGCAAGCTGAGCGGACGCGTGCAGTGGCGCCTCGCGCGGCTCCGGCATCCGACGTTCCTCGTCTACGCGGGCGGGGTCGTCCGCGACGACCGGGGCCGCATCCTGCTGCTGCGGCATCGCCTGTGGCCCCCGTACCGCGCGTGGGGGCTGCCGGGCGGCTACGTCAACGCGGGCGAACGCCTCGAGGACGGCGTCGCGCGCGAGGTCCGCGAGGAAACGTCCCTCGAGGTCGCGGTCGCCGACCGTCCCCTCCACGTGGCGAGCGGGTTCCGTTTCCGCGTCGAGACCTATTACGAGGCCGAAGTGACCGGCGGACGGCTCGACCTGGACCCCGCCGAAATCCTCGAAGCACGCTGGTGCGCCCTCGACGAACTACCCGAAGAAATGTCCTCGCGCCTCCGCGCCCTCATCACCGCGCTCCCCGATCGTCAGTCCCGCGCCTGA
- a CDS encoding SGNH/GDSL hydrolase family protein, giving the protein MRISRPTLAALGAAVLTIGSLAWPASASAAGTRYVALGDSYSSGTGAGDYDPASGSCTRSKNAYPNLWAAQNETESYEFAACSGATSTDVASGQLDALSDATTLVSITVGGNDAGFSDVMLTCVLRSASTCESRVAEAERYIRDTLPGRLDDLYGKIRDRAPEARVVVLGYPRLYTIVDGCIGIGNAKRKALNGAADALDETIEKAAGRAGFVWSDVRDEFDGHELCSGDDWLNAVAWPFEDSYHPTARGHRLGYLPAFTGSTARNVLT; this is encoded by the coding sequence ATGCGAATCTCCCGCCCCACTCTTGCCGCTCTCGGCGCGGCCGTCCTGACCATCGGCTCGCTCGCGTGGCCCGCGTCCGCCTCGGCGGCCGGGACCCGATATGTCGCACTCGGTGATTCCTACTCGTCCGGTACGGGCGCCGGGGATTACGATCCCGCGAGCGGTTCCTGCACGCGCAGCAAGAACGCCTATCCGAATCTGTGGGCCGCGCAGAACGAGACCGAATCGTACGAGTTCGCCGCCTGTTCCGGAGCCACCTCCACGGACGTCGCGAGCGGGCAGCTCGACGCGCTGAGCGACGCGACGACGCTCGTCAGCATCACGGTCGGAGGCAACGACGCGGGATTCTCCGACGTGATGCTGACGTGCGTGCTGCGGTCGGCGTCGACGTGCGAGAGCCGGGTCGCCGAGGCCGAGCGGTACATCCGCGACACGCTGCCGGGCCGCCTCGACGACCTGTACGGCAAGATCCGCGACCGGGCGCCGGAGGCGCGGGTGGTCGTGCTCGGGTACCCGCGCCTCTACACGATCGTCGACGGCTGCATCGGGATCGGCAACGCCAAGCGCAAGGCGCTGAACGGCGCCGCGGACGCCCTCGACGAGACGATCGAGAAGGCCGCGGGCCGCGCCGGGTTCGTCTGGTCGGACGTCCGCGACGAGTTCGACGGGCACGAACTGTGCTCGGGCGACGACTGGCTCAACGCCGTCGCGTGGCCCTTCGAGGACTCCTACCACCCGACCGCCCGCGGCCACCGGCTCGGCTACCTGCCCGCGTTCACCGGGTCGACCGCCCGCAACGTCCTGACCTGA
- a CDS encoding aldo/keto reductase, protein MSTLPTRSLGRLEVSAVGFGAMVLSPGVYGEVDDERGLAALRHAFDHGAAFVDTSDGYGVDGHNERLVGRALRGRRDEVAVATKFGFNLPDGVEPHPFPVGFAFGELAVNCDPRHVRGYAEASLRNLGTDVIDLYYPHFPDPQVPIEDTAGAVGDLVSDGLVRYFGLSNVTAGQLRRAHAVHPVQAVQTEWSMWRPVDPELLAAARELGVGLVTWSPLGAGFLTGTVDRIEDGDFRKNNPRFDDANLAANRDSYAAVREIAEDVGVSPGQLALAWLLHRGPDVVPIPGSRTPAHIEENLAAARVELSADVLARVDGALAGVAASGGTLLG, encoded by the coding sequence ATGAGCACCCTTCCCACCCGTTCCCTCGGACGGCTCGAGGTGTCCGCGGTCGGCTTCGGCGCGATGGTGCTGTCGCCCGGCGTGTACGGGGAGGTCGACGACGAGCGGGGCCTGGCGGCGCTGCGGCACGCGTTCGACCACGGCGCGGCGTTCGTCGACACCAGCGACGGCTACGGCGTGGACGGCCACAACGAGCGGCTGGTCGGCCGGGCGCTGCGGGGCCGCCGGGACGAGGTCGCGGTGGCGACGAAGTTCGGCTTCAACCTGCCGGACGGCGTGGAGCCGCATCCGTTCCCCGTCGGGTTCGCGTTCGGGGAGCTGGCGGTCAACTGCGATCCCCGGCACGTCCGTGGCTACGCGGAGGCGAGCCTGCGGAACCTGGGCACCGACGTCATCGACTTGTACTACCCGCACTTCCCGGACCCGCAGGTGCCGATCGAGGACACCGCCGGTGCGGTCGGCGACCTCGTCTCGGACGGGCTCGTCCGGTACTTCGGGCTGTCGAACGTGACCGCCGGCCAGCTCCGCCGCGCCCACGCGGTCCACCCGGTGCAGGCCGTCCAGACCGAGTGGTCGATGTGGCGGCCCGTCGACCCCGAACTGCTCGCCGCCGCGCGCGAGCTCGGCGTCGGCCTCGTGACCTGGAGCCCGCTCGGCGCGGGGTTCCTCACCGGCACCGTGGACCGGATCGAGGACGGCGACTTCCGGAAGAACAACCCGCGGTTCGACGACGCGAACCTCGCCGCGAACCGCGATTCGTACGCGGCGGTGCGGGAGATCGCCGAGGACGTCGGCGTGTCCCCCGGTCAGCTGGCGCTCGCGTGGCTGCTGCACCGCGGGCCCGACGTCGTGCCGATCCCGGGAAGCCGCACTCCGGCGCATATCGAGGAGAACCTGGCGGCGGCGCGCGTCGAGCTGTCCGCGGACGTCCTCGCCCGCGTCGACGGCGCGCTGGCCGGGGTCGCCGCGTCCGGCGGGACGCTCCTCGGGTGA
- a CDS encoding oxygenase MpaB family protein: MPASPPTAARAPLGPGTLLWRHAADVRSLLPGAAAGLLQLLHPAIGAGVGEHSAFFDAPFDRIHRSVPQIWATILAPDGDARGRAVRDLHRGIGGRDEHARRYHALEPETFWWAHATFTWEIFRAAELFHPGTLTAEDHERMYAETVTWYSRYGVSMRPVPADYAAFQSKFWHVCAERLELTPAAARALEIAKHGSDTVTLLPVGGPRLDRAGRIVAERPLRLVTFGCLPTIVRDRFDIPWSTLDQARFAALALANRQGHRMIPTGLNHWALRSMLRYIGARTRDHRYVPAA; this comes from the coding sequence ATGCCCGCCTCGCCCCCGACGGCCGCCCGCGCCCCGCTCGGCCCCGGCACCCTGCTCTGGCGGCACGCCGCCGACGTCCGCTCCCTGCTGCCCGGCGCCGCCGCCGGGCTCCTGCAACTGCTGCACCCCGCGATCGGCGCCGGCGTGGGCGAGCACTCCGCGTTCTTCGACGCCCCGTTCGACCGCATCCACCGGTCCGTCCCGCAGATCTGGGCGACGATCCTCGCGCCCGACGGGGACGCCCGCGGCCGCGCCGTCCGCGACCTGCACCGCGGCATCGGCGGCCGCGACGAGCACGCCCGCCGCTACCACGCCCTCGAACCCGAGACGTTCTGGTGGGCGCACGCCACCTTCACCTGGGAGATCTTCAGGGCCGCCGAACTGTTCCATCCCGGCACCCTCACCGCCGAGGACCACGAGCGAATGTACGCCGAGACCGTCACCTGGTACTCCCGCTACGGCGTCAGCATGCGCCCCGTCCCCGCCGACTACGCCGCCTTCCAGTCCAAGTTCTGGCACGTCTGCGCCGAACGCCTCGAACTCACCCCGGCCGCCGCCCGCGCCCTGGAGATCGCCAAGCACGGCTCCGACACCGTCACCCTGCTGCCCGTCGGCGGCCCCCGCCTCGACCGCGCCGGACGCATCGTCGCCGAACGTCCGCTCCGCCTCGTCACCTTCGGCTGCCTGCCGACGATCGTCCGCGACCGCTTCGACATCCCCTGGAGCACCCTCGACCAGGCCCGCTTCGCCGCGCTGGCGCTGGCGAACCGGCAGGGCCACCGCATGATCCCCACCGGCCTCAACCACTGGGCGCTGCGCAGCATGCTCCGCTACATCGGCGCCCGAACCCGCGACCACCGCTACGTCCCCGCCGCCTGA
- a CDS encoding threonine aldolase family protein — MTTPEPVSPARRGFASDNHASVHPEILAALAAVNDGHQPAYGGDTVTARLGEVVREHFGARAEAYPVFNGTGANVVALQAMSERWSAVICPDSAHINTDECGAPERIAGIKLVTASAPDGKLTPAAVERLAVGFGSVQRAQPAAVSISQSTELGTVYTPDEVAAIAAAAHERGLGVHMDGARLANAAASLGVPMRALTTDAGVDVLSFGGTKNGLLLGDAVVVLNPDAARGVEFLRKSSLQLASKMRYVSAQLVALLEGDLWHRNAARANAMARRLAAGAGALPGVEITRAVQANAVFATMPKDVCARLLDRFAFYVWDERTGEVRWVCSFDTAEADVDAFVAALAAELPG; from the coding sequence TTGACCACTCCGGAGCCGGTCTCCCCCGCCCGCCGCGGATTCGCCAGCGACAACCACGCGTCCGTCCACCCCGAGATCCTCGCGGCGCTCGCGGCGGTCAACGACGGGCACCAGCCCGCCTACGGGGGCGACACCGTCACCGCGCGGCTCGGCGAGGTCGTCCGGGAGCACTTCGGCGCGCGCGCCGAGGCGTACCCGGTGTTCAACGGGACGGGCGCGAACGTGGTCGCGCTGCAGGCGATGTCGGAACGGTGGAGCGCGGTGATCTGCCCCGACTCGGCGCACATCAACACCGACGAGTGCGGCGCCCCCGAGCGGATCGCGGGGATCAAGCTCGTCACCGCGTCCGCCCCGGACGGGAAGCTGACGCCCGCGGCGGTGGAGCGGCTCGCCGTCGGGTTCGGCAGCGTGCAGCGCGCGCAGCCGGCCGCGGTGTCGATCAGCCAGAGCACCGAGCTCGGCACCGTCTACACCCCGGACGAGGTCGCGGCGATCGCGGCGGCGGCGCACGAGCGGGGCCTCGGCGTCCACATGGACGGCGCCCGGCTGGCCAACGCGGCCGCGTCGCTCGGCGTCCCGATGCGGGCGCTCACCACCGACGCGGGCGTGGACGTCCTGTCGTTCGGCGGGACGAAGAACGGGCTGCTGCTCGGCGACGCCGTCGTCGTGCTGAACCCGGACGCGGCCCGCGGGGTGGAGTTCCTGCGCAAGTCGAGCCTACAGTTGGCGTCGAAGATGCGGTACGTGTCGGCGCAGCTCGTCGCGCTGCTCGAGGGCGACCTGTGGCACCGCAACGCCGCGCGGGCGAACGCGATGGCGCGGCGGCTGGCCGCCGGCGCGGGCGCGCTGCCCGGCGTGGAGATCACCCGGGCGGTGCAGGCCAACGCGGTGTTCGCGACGATGCCGAAGGACGTGTGCGCGCGGCTCCTCGACCGGTTCGCGTTCTACGTATGGGACGAGCGGACGGGCGAGGTCCGCTGGGTGTGCTCGTTCGACACGGCCGAGGCGGACGTCGACGCGTTCGTCGCCGCCCTCGCCGCGGAACTGCCCGGCTGA
- a CDS encoding MFS transporter: protein MPLVTRVAAAFANAGFWAVALVSLPAVPSARRELRVLRDRRVLLTNALVQGATFCTFTCLALPATRVTGLDEAWVPGVPALFGVGSLAGVTLGGRIADAHPTVLTFAGTGSLAAGWTALALAAGNPAVAGALVFVQGMLAFGTGPALIVRVLRAAAEAPTPAGGFATAAFNVGAVAGPWLGGVAIGAGLGFRSPVWVSVLLMCLAAGVLAAQVRTLRAVDPVNAGR from the coding sequence GTGCCGCTGGTCACCCGGGTCGCGGCGGCGTTCGCGAACGCCGGGTTCTGGGCGGTCGCGCTGGTGTCCCTGCCCGCCGTCCCGAGCGCGCGCCGCGAGCTGCGCGTCCTGCGCGACCGCCGCGTGCTGCTGACGAACGCGCTCGTGCAGGGCGCGACGTTCTGCACGTTCACCTGCCTGGCGCTGCCGGCGACCCGTGTGACCGGGCTGGACGAGGCGTGGGTGCCGGGCGTGCCGGCGCTGTTCGGCGTCGGCTCGCTCGCCGGCGTGACGCTCGGCGGACGGATCGCCGACGCGCACCCGACCGTCCTGACGTTCGCCGGGACGGGCTCGCTGGCGGCAGGCTGGACGGCGCTCGCCCTCGCCGCCGGAAACCCGGCCGTGGCGGGCGCGCTCGTCTTCGTGCAGGGCATGCTCGCGTTCGGGACGGGGCCCGCGCTGATCGTCCGCGTCCTGCGGGCGGCCGCGGAGGCGCCCACGCCGGCGGGCGGCTTCGCGACCGCCGCGTTCAACGTGGGCGCCGTCGCCGGCCCGTGGCTGGGCGGCGTCGCCATCGGCGCGGGCCTCGGGTTCCGCTCCCCCGTGTGGGTGAGCGTGCTGCTGATGTGCCTCGCGGCGGGCGTCCTCGCAGCTCAGGTCAGGACGTTGCGGGCGGTCGACCCGGTGAACGCGGGCAGGTAG